One region of Streptomyces sp. NBC_00442 genomic DNA includes:
- a CDS encoding ABC transporter ATP-binding protein, with translation MSDVLELVDVSVVRDGRALVDDVSWSVKEGERWVILGPNGAGKTTLLNIASSYLFPSAGTAKILGEQLGRVDVFELRPRIGMAGVAMADKLPKRQTVLQTVLTAAYGMTATWQEQYEAVDEDRARAFLDRLGMTDFLDRKFGTLSEGERKRTLIARAMMTDPELLLLDEPAAGLDLGGREDLVRRLGRLARDPYAPSMIMVTHHVEEIAPGFTHVLMIRQGKVLAAGPMETELTSRNLSLCFGLPLLVEHRGDRYTATGLPLS, from the coding sequence ATGAGCGATGTACTGGAGCTGGTGGACGTATCCGTGGTCCGCGACGGACGCGCTCTGGTGGACGACGTCTCCTGGTCGGTCAAGGAAGGCGAGCGCTGGGTCATCCTCGGCCCCAACGGCGCCGGCAAGACCACCCTCCTCAACATCGCCTCCAGCTACCTCTTCCCGAGCGCCGGCACCGCCAAGATCCTCGGCGAGCAGCTCGGCCGGGTCGATGTCTTCGAGCTGCGCCCGCGCATCGGCATGGCCGGCGTCGCGATGGCCGACAAGCTCCCCAAGCGCCAGACCGTGCTGCAGACGGTGCTCACCGCCGCGTACGGCATGACCGCCACCTGGCAGGAACAGTACGAAGCCGTCGACGAGGACCGCGCCCGCGCCTTTCTCGACCGCCTCGGGATGACGGACTTCCTCGACCGCAAGTTCGGCACGCTCTCCGAGGGCGAGCGCAAGCGCACCCTGATCGCCCGCGCCATGATGACCGACCCCGAGCTCCTCCTCCTGGACGAGCCCGCCGCGGGCCTCGACCTCGGCGGCCGCGAGGACCTGGTCCGCCGCCTCGGCCGCCTCGCCCGCGACCCGTACGCGCCCTCGATGATCATGGTCACGCACCACGTCGAGGAGATCGCCCCCGGCTTCACCCATGTCCTCATGATCCGCCAGGGCAAGGTGCTCGCCGCGGGCCCCATGGAGACCGAGCTCACCTCCCGCAACCTCTCCCTCTGCTTCGGCCTCCCGCTCCTCGTGGAGCACCGCGGCGACCGCTACACGGCGACGGGCCTCCCGCTGAGCTGA
- a CDS encoding S-adenosylmethionine:tRNA ribosyltransferase-isomerase, whose amino-acid sequence MTVPMVVRVPEELLASVPAEVRGAGRDDVRLMVSRGEAVSHHAFRDLAGQLRAGDVLVVNTSRTLPAAVDATVAGRPVVVHFSTLGPDGRWAVELRTPTAAGSTRRRHGDRAGTVVALPGGQRLVLDAALSPDRLWWARVSAADVPGLMHRYGRPIRYGYTERDQPLAAYQTVFALSAPGGLGSAEMPSAARPFTAGTVADLVRRGVWFAPVTLHTGVASAEAHEPPYPERFGVPQETARVVNAARAGGGRVVAVGTTAVRALESAAGADGLVRGATGWTDVVVTPERGVRVVDGLLTGLHEPEASHLLMLEAIAGRTALAVAYDQALSRLYLWHEFGDVHLILPEENPHRAHCSSNVG is encoded by the coding sequence ATGACGGTGCCCATGGTGGTGCGGGTGCCTGAGGAGCTCCTCGCCTCGGTGCCGGCCGAGGTGCGCGGGGCGGGCCGCGACGACGTACGGCTCATGGTGTCGCGCGGCGAAGCCGTATCGCACCACGCCTTCCGCGACCTGGCGGGGCAGTTGCGCGCCGGTGACGTGCTGGTCGTCAACACCTCGCGGACACTGCCCGCGGCGGTCGACGCCACGGTGGCGGGCCGGCCGGTGGTGGTGCACTTCTCGACGCTCGGCCCGGACGGGCGCTGGGCGGTGGAGCTGCGGACGCCGACGGCCGCGGGGAGCACGCGGCGGCGCCACGGGGACCGGGCGGGCACGGTCGTGGCGCTGCCCGGCGGGCAGCGGCTCGTGCTGGACGCGGCGCTGAGCCCGGACCGGCTGTGGTGGGCGCGGGTGTCGGCGGCGGATGTGCCGGGGCTCATGCACCGGTACGGGCGGCCCATCCGGTACGGGTACACCGAGCGGGACCAGCCGCTGGCCGCGTACCAGACGGTGTTCGCGCTGTCCGCGCCCGGCGGGCTCGGTTCGGCGGAGATGCCGAGTGCGGCGCGCCCGTTCACGGCCGGGACGGTCGCCGATCTCGTGCGGCGCGGGGTGTGGTTCGCGCCGGTCACGCTGCACACGGGGGTGGCGTCGGCGGAGGCGCACGAGCCGCCGTATCCGGAGCGCTTCGGGGTGCCGCAGGAGACGGCCCGGGTGGTGAACGCGGCCAGGGCGGGCGGTGGCCGGGTCGTCGCGGTGGGGACCACGGCGGTGCGCGCCCTGGAATCGGCGGCCGGGGCCGACGGTCTGGTGCGGGGGGCGACGGGCTGGACCGATGTCGTGGTGACGCCGGAGCGCGGGGTGCGGGTGGTGGACGGCCTGCTGACCGGGCTCCACGAGCCGGAGGCCTCGCATCTGCTGATGCTGGAGGCGATCGCCGGGCGGACGGCGCTGGCCGTCGCCTACGACCAGGCGTTGAGCCGGCTCTACCTGTGGCACGAGTTCGGCGACGTCCACCTCATCCTCCCGGAGGAGAACCCTCACCGTGCGCATTGCTCCAGCAACGTGGGGTGA
- a CDS encoding GAF domain-containing sensor histidine kinase yields the protein MSRPRPAHPAGPGQSPSPSAGLAAVSTALLAMSRHLEVGDVLKTITASARELLNAQYAALGVPDDHGGFAQFVVDGVSDEQWRAIGPLPRQHGILAAMLHEEKAERLADVRKDPRFEGWPSAHPDMSDFLGMPIRDGEETLGALFLANKRCPKPEGGCGFTEHDEELLRLLAQHAAIALTNARLYERSRELTIAEERSRLAHELHDAVSQKLFSLRLTAQAAAALVDRDPARAKGELQQVTALAAEAADELRAAVVELRPAALEEDGLVHTLRTHIQVLDRAHAARVTFDNLGVRALPPAQEEALLRVAQEALHNALRHSGAGRVDVVLERAGQGAVLRVTDDGRGFEPSLVRRAGRHLGLVSMRHRASGVGGRLTVHSAPGEGATIEMEVPGG from the coding sequence ATGAGCCGTCCCCGACCCGCGCACCCCGCCGGACCAGGGCAGAGCCCCTCGCCGAGCGCGGGCCTCGCCGCCGTGAGCACCGCGCTGCTCGCGATGAGCCGGCACCTGGAGGTCGGGGACGTCCTCAAGACGATCACCGCGTCGGCCCGCGAGCTTCTGAACGCGCAGTACGCGGCGCTCGGCGTCCCCGACGACCACGGCGGCTTCGCGCAGTTCGTCGTCGACGGCGTCAGCGACGAGCAGTGGCGGGCGATCGGGCCGCTGCCGCGCCAGCACGGCATCCTCGCCGCGATGCTCCACGAGGAGAAGGCCGAGCGCCTCGCCGACGTCCGCAAGGACCCCCGCTTCGAGGGCTGGCCCTCCGCCCACCCCGACATGTCCGACTTCCTCGGCATGCCGATCCGTGACGGCGAGGAGACGCTGGGCGCCCTCTTCCTCGCCAACAAGCGCTGCCCCAAACCGGAAGGCGGCTGCGGCTTCACCGAGCACGACGAGGAGCTGCTCCGCCTGCTCGCCCAGCACGCCGCGATCGCCCTCACCAACGCCCGGCTCTACGAACGCAGCCGCGAGCTGACCATCGCCGAGGAGCGCTCCCGCCTCGCCCACGAGCTGCACGACGCGGTCAGCCAGAAGCTCTTCTCGCTCCGCCTGACCGCCCAGGCCGCCGCCGCCCTCGTCGACCGCGACCCGGCCCGCGCCAAGGGCGAGCTCCAGCAGGTCACCGCCCTCGCTGCCGAGGCGGCCGACGAACTGCGCGCCGCCGTCGTGGAGTTGAGGCCCGCCGCCCTGGAGGAGGACGGCCTCGTGCACACCCTGCGCACCCACATCCAAGTCCTGGACCGGGCGCACGCCGCCCGCGTCACCTTCGACAACCTCGGCGTGCGGGCCCTGCCGCCGGCCCAGGAGGAGGCCCTGCTGAGAGTCGCCCAGGAGGCCCTGCACAACGCGCTGCGCCACTCGGGAGCCGGCCGGGTCGACGTCGTCCTGGAGCGCGCGGGCCAGGGCGCCGTGCTGCGGGTCACCGACGACGGCCGGGGTTTCGAGCCGAGCCTGGTCCGCCGGGCGGGCCGCCACCTCGGCCTGGTGTCGATGCGGCACCGGGCGAGCGGGGTCGGCGGCAGGCTCACCGTGCATTCGGCACCCGGCGAGGGCGCCACGATCGAGATGGAGGTCCCCGGTGGCTGA
- a CDS encoding NfeD family protein — protein MVDIEAWVWWLVAAAGLGIPLVLTVMPEFGMMALGAVAAAIGAGLGLGPVGQVLLFVAVSVALIAVVRPIAARHRAQRPQLATGTEALKGRQAVVLERVDALGGRIKLAGEVWSARALDAERVYEPGQQVDVVEIDGATAIVM, from the coding sequence CTGGTGGACATCGAGGCATGGGTTTGGTGGCTGGTAGCCGCGGCGGGGCTCGGCATCCCCCTCGTCCTGACCGTCATGCCCGAGTTCGGCATGATGGCGCTCGGCGCGGTCGCCGCCGCCATCGGTGCGGGCCTCGGTCTCGGCCCCGTCGGACAGGTGCTCCTGTTCGTGGCCGTCTCGGTCGCGCTCATCGCCGTCGTACGCCCCATCGCCGCCCGCCACCGCGCGCAGCGCCCCCAACTGGCCACCGGCACCGAGGCGTTGAAGGGCCGTCAGGCCGTCGTCCTGGAACGGGTCGACGCCCTGGGCGGCCGCATCAAACTCGCGGGCGAGGTCTGGTCGGCCCGCGCGCTCGACGCGGAGCGGGTCTACGAGCCCGGCCAACAGGTCGACGTGGTCGAGATCGACGGAGCCACTGCCATCGTCATGTGA
- a CDS encoding chaplin, with protein MKLNKALAVTVLAGGALAAATGAASAHGGAQADGKAERSPGVVSGNVVQVPVHVPVNATGNTVNVIGVLNPVFGNQSSNF; from the coding sequence ATGAAGCTCAACAAGGCTCTCGCCGTCACCGTGCTCGCCGGCGGCGCCCTCGCCGCCGCGACCGGCGCGGCCTCCGCCCACGGCGGGGCCCAGGCCGACGGCAAGGCCGAGCGCTCCCCGGGCGTCGTCTCCGGCAACGTGGTCCAGGTGCCGGTGCACGTGCCGGTGAACGCCACGGGCAACACGGTCAACGTGATCGGCGTTCTGAACCCGGTCTTCGGAAACCAGAGCTCCAACTTCTGA
- a CDS encoding response regulator transcription factor, protein MADKVIRVLLVDDHQVVRRGLRTFLEVQDDIEVVGEASDGAEGVARAEELRPDVVLMDVKMPGMDGIEALRKLRELANPAKVLIVTSFTEQRTVVPALRGGASGYVYKDVDPEALAGAIRSVHAGHVLLQPEVAGALLSQDDGHGGTGRGTTLTEREKEVLALIADGRSNREIARHLVLSEKTVKTHVSNILMKLDLADRTQAALWAVRHGVTG, encoded by the coding sequence GTGGCTGACAAGGTGATCCGGGTCCTGCTCGTGGACGACCACCAGGTGGTCCGCCGCGGACTGCGTACGTTCCTGGAAGTTCAGGACGACATAGAGGTGGTGGGGGAGGCGTCCGACGGCGCCGAGGGCGTGGCCCGCGCCGAGGAGCTGAGGCCGGACGTCGTCCTGATGGACGTGAAGATGCCGGGCATGGACGGCATCGAGGCCCTGCGCAAGCTCCGCGAACTCGCTAACCCGGCGAAGGTCCTCATCGTCACCAGCTTCACCGAGCAGCGCACGGTCGTTCCCGCCCTGCGCGGCGGTGCGTCCGGCTACGTATACAAGGACGTCGACCCGGAGGCGCTGGCCGGAGCGATCCGCTCGGTGCACGCCGGGCACGTGCTGCTCCAGCCGGAGGTCGCGGGCGCCCTGCTCAGCCAGGACGACGGCCACGGCGGCACCGGGCGCGGCACGACCCTGACCGAGCGGGAGAAGGAGGTCCTGGCCCTGATCGCCGACGGCCGCTCCAACCGGGAGATCGCCCGCCACCTCGTCCTGTCCGAGAAGACGGTCAAGACCCACGTCTCGAACATCCTGATGAAGCTGGACCTCGCCGACCGCACCCAGGCCGCGCTCTGGGCGGTGCGGCACGGCGTGACCGGCTGA
- a CDS encoding ABC transporter ATP-binding protein/permease, with protein sequence MPELVLELNGSTWTLDPSRSYTLGRDPQGDLVVDDARVSWRHATISWSGRSWVIEDHGSTNGTYVRGQRIHQMDIAPGSSVHLGNATDGPRLNLSGAAAAAYAQPAPAQQAQAAPVHPQPQQAPPQQGGWPQQPQAPQQSWQQQQQQPQFPHQGDGPAGTPPVYGDRSPTTFHQVALGRVMRIGRALENELVVSDLQVSRHHAEFHATPDGRMEIRDLGSHNGTYVNGQPIAKGGSILLGPQDIVGVGHSTFRIVGDRLEEFVDTGDVSFSARGLTVTVDGGKDILKDVSFGVPEKSLIAVIGPSGSGKSTLLKALTGYRPANKGDVLYDNRNLYKQFAELRQRIGLVPQDDILHKELTVKKALKYAAKLRFPADTTETERQQRIDEVLRELKLDIHKEKKVTSLSGGQRKRVSVALELLTKPSLIFLDEPTSGLDPGMDRDVMQLLRGLADDGRTVLVVTHSVAELAICDKLLVMAPGGSVAYFGPPEEALNFFGYGTWADVFSAFESYRDYDWAGRWKGSQHYQMYAADIDAVAPQSVQMPPAQAMKPPKPQGWVSQLWTLMRRYVSVIASDKGFLALSVALPAVIGSVSVVIPAKFGLAPPTPPSRFNGDAGTIMLILAVGMCFSGAANSVRELIKERVIYERERATGLSRSAYLMSKILVLGVITAFQGVILCVIGFSTRKLPAEGLVMPPAVEMCLVVIALGFTSMMFGLIISSLVKTSEKTMPLLVMFAIVQVVFTGILFKLYDSVGLEQFAWLMPSRWAIAGVGTTLDLSHLMAPMDQSDPTNLDPLWKHDATQWFVNISVLLVIGIVLGFLVARLLRRHEPEVMRK encoded by the coding sequence GTGCCGGAACTCGTACTGGAATTGAATGGCAGCACCTGGACGCTCGATCCGTCCAGGTCGTACACCCTGGGACGTGATCCGCAGGGTGACCTCGTCGTGGACGACGCCAGAGTCTCGTGGCGGCACGCCACGATCAGCTGGAGCGGCCGCAGTTGGGTCATCGAGGACCACGGATCCACCAACGGCACCTATGTGCGGGGCCAGCGCATCCATCAGATGGACATCGCTCCCGGCTCCTCGGTCCACCTCGGCAACGCGACCGACGGCCCGCGGCTGAATCTGTCCGGTGCCGCCGCGGCCGCCTACGCCCAGCCCGCCCCCGCCCAGCAGGCGCAGGCGGCCCCCGTCCATCCGCAACCGCAGCAGGCCCCGCCCCAGCAGGGGGGATGGCCGCAGCAGCCGCAGGCGCCGCAGCAGTCCTGGCAGCAGCAACAGCAGCAGCCGCAGTTCCCGCACCAGGGCGACGGCCCCGCGGGCACCCCGCCCGTGTACGGGGACCGCAGCCCGACCACGTTCCACCAGGTCGCGCTCGGCCGTGTCATGCGCATCGGCCGTGCCCTGGAGAACGAGCTGGTCGTCTCCGACCTCCAGGTCTCGCGTCACCACGCCGAGTTCCACGCGACGCCCGACGGCCGGATGGAGATCCGTGACCTCGGCTCCCACAACGGCACCTATGTCAACGGTCAGCCGATCGCCAAGGGCGGCAGCATCCTGCTCGGCCCGCAGGACATCGTCGGCGTCGGCCACTCGACCTTCCGCATCGTCGGCGACCGCCTCGAAGAGTTCGTCGACACCGGTGACGTCTCCTTCTCCGCCCGTGGCCTGACCGTCACGGTCGACGGAGGCAAGGACATCCTCAAGGACGTCTCCTTCGGCGTCCCCGAGAAGTCCCTCATCGCGGTCATCGGCCCCTCGGGCTCCGGAAAGTCGACCCTGCTCAAGGCGCTCACCGGCTACCGGCCCGCCAACAAGGGCGACGTCCTCTACGACAACCGCAACCTCTACAAGCAGTTCGCCGAGCTCCGCCAGCGCATCGGTCTGGTCCCGCAGGACGACATCCTGCACAAGGAGCTGACCGTCAAGAAGGCGCTGAAGTACGCGGCCAAGCTGCGCTTCCCCGCCGACACCACCGAGACCGAGCGCCAGCAGCGCATCGACGAGGTGCTGCGCGAGCTCAAGCTGGACATCCACAAGGAGAAGAAGGTCACCTCCCTCTCCGGTGGCCAGCGCAAGCGCGTCTCGGTCGCCCTTGAGCTCCTCACCAAGCCGTCGCTGATCTTCCTCGACGAGCCCACCTCGGGTCTCGACCCGGGCATGGACCGCGACGTCATGCAGCTCCTGCGCGGCCTCGCCGACGACGGCCGCACCGTCCTCGTGGTGACCCACTCGGTGGCCGAGCTCGCGATCTGCGACAAGCTGCTCGTGATGGCGCCGGGCGGCTCGGTCGCCTACTTCGGGCCGCCCGAGGAGGCACTGAACTTCTTCGGTTACGGGACCTGGGCCGACGTCTTCTCCGCCTTCGAGAGCTACCGCGACTACGACTGGGCGGGCCGCTGGAAGGGCTCGCAGCACTACCAGATGTACGCCGCGGACATCGACGCCGTCGCCCCGCAGTCGGTGCAGATGCCACCGGCCCAGGCGATGAAGCCGCCCAAGCCCCAGGGCTGGGTCTCCCAGCTGTGGACGCTGATGCGCCGCTACGTCTCCGTCATCGCCTCCGACAAGGGCTTCCTCGCCCTGTCGGTGGCCCTGCCCGCGGTGATCGGCTCGGTCAGTGTCGTCATCCCGGCGAAGTTCGGGCTCGCGCCGCCGACCCCGCCGTCCCGGTTCAACGGCGACGCCGGCACGATCATGCTGATCCTCGCCGTCGGCATGTGCTTCTCCGGCGCGGCCAACTCCGTACGAGAACTGATCAAGGAACGGGTCATCTACGAACGGGAACGGGCCACCGGCCTGTCCCGCTCGGCGTACCTGATGTCCAAGATCCTGGTGCTCGGTGTCATCACGGCCTTCCAGGGCGTGATCCTCTGCGTGATCGGCTTCTCCACGCGCAAGCTGCCCGCCGAGGGCCTGGTGATGCCGCCCGCGGTCGAGATGTGCCTGGTCGTGATCGCGCTCGGCTTCACCTCGATGATGTTCGGCCTGATCATCTCCTCGCTGGTGAAGACCTCCGAGAAGACGATGCCGCTCCTGGTCATGTTCGCCATCGTGCAGGTCGTCTTCACCGGCATCCTGTTCAAGCTGTACGACTCGGTGGGCCTTGAGCAGTTCGCCTGGCTGATGCCGTCGCGCTGGGCCATCGCCGGCGTCGGCACGACGCTCGACCTCTCGCACCTGATGGCGCCGATGGACCAGAGCGACCCGACCAATCTCGACCCGCTGTGGAAGCACGACGCCACCCAGTGGTTCGTGAACATCTCGGTGCTGCTCGTCATCGGCATCGTCCTCGGCTTCCTCGTGGCGCGCCTGCTGCGCCGCCACGAGCCCGAGGTCATGCGCAAGTAA
- a CDS encoding SDR family NAD(P)-dependent oxidoreductase, with protein sequence MPVAIITGASKGLGRALATALAQRGWDLVLDARTGPVLTEAARGLGPYGTRVVALTGDVTDAGHRAELVAAARRLGGLDLLVHNASALGAEPLVRLAELELAGLRAALETNVVAALGLVRDALPMLRASAAGALVAVSSDAAAEAYATWGGYGASKAALDQLAAVLAVEEPGLRVWAVDPGDMRTDLYAAAVPGDGAERPEPSAVVPGFLRLLDERPASGRYSAPSLAEPSPGAGTTRPALSQDAFAVAAPGDGTGRAAR encoded by the coding sequence ATGCCGGTTGCAATCATCACAGGGGCCTCGAAGGGGCTCGGCCGGGCCCTCGCCACGGCCTTGGCCCAGCGGGGCTGGGATCTGGTCCTGGACGCAAGGACGGGCCCCGTACTCACGGAGGCGGCGCGCGGACTCGGCCCGTACGGCACGAGGGTCGTGGCGCTGACGGGCGACGTCACGGACGCCGGGCACCGCGCGGAGCTGGTGGCGGCGGCGCGCCGGCTCGGCGGGCTCGACCTCCTGGTGCACAACGCCTCCGCCCTGGGCGCCGAGCCGCTCGTACGCCTCGCGGAGCTGGAACTCGCGGGGCTGCGCGCCGCGCTCGAGACCAATGTGGTGGCGGCGCTCGGGCTGGTCCGCGATGCGCTGCCCATGCTGCGCGCGTCGGCCGCGGGCGCGCTGGTCGCGGTCAGTTCGGACGCGGCGGCCGAGGCGTACGCGACATGGGGCGGGTACGGGGCCTCGAAGGCGGCGCTCGACCAGCTGGCCGCGGTCCTCGCCGTGGAGGAGCCCGGCCTTCGGGTGTGGGCGGTGGACCCGGGCGACATGCGCACCGATCTGTACGCGGCGGCGGTGCCGGGCGACGGCGCCGAGCGGCCGGAGCCCTCGGCGGTGGTGCCGGGCTTCCTTCGGCTGCTCGACGAGCGGCCGGCGAGCGGCCGCTACAGCGCCCCCTCGCTCGCGGAGCCCTCGCCCGGTGCAGGGACAACGCGTCCGGCGCTCTCCCAGGACGCCTTCGCGGTGGCCGCTCCGGGGGACGGCACGGGAAGGGCCGCGCGATGA
- a CDS encoding transglycosylase SLT domain-containing protein, with the protein MPESSNPGHSRLDKTHKISIAGVAALGAAALALSVFPGTGQSESAAAAEPAAYVVSTKTVSQNISKQQVTADKQAKDAAKAKATADAKAKAAADAKKRDEAAAASRSAARKPVYANNLDGWIRQSLDIMKSKGIPGTYDGLHRNIMRESTGNPMAINGWDINAINGIPSKGLLQVIQPTFNAYHVAGTSWNIYDPVANITAAANYAADKYGSMDNVNSAY; encoded by the coding sequence ATGCCCGAGTCCAGCAACCCCGGTCATAGCCGTCTCGACAAGACGCACAAGATTTCGATCGCCGGTGTAGCCGCCCTTGGCGCCGCCGCCCTCGCTCTCTCGGTCTTCCCGGGGACGGGCCAGTCGGAAAGCGCCGCTGCCGCGGAGCCCGCCGCCTACGTGGTCAGCACGAAGACGGTCTCGCAGAACATCTCCAAGCAGCAGGTCACCGCGGACAAGCAGGCCAAGGACGCCGCGAAGGCCAAGGCCACCGCGGACGCCAAGGCGAAGGCCGCGGCCGACGCGAAGAAGCGTGACGAGGCCGCAGCGGCCAGCCGCTCCGCCGCCCGCAAGCCCGTCTACGCCAACAACCTCGACGGCTGGATCCGCCAGTCCCTCGACATCATGAAGAGCAAGGGCATCCCGGGCACCTACGACGGTCTGCACCGCAACATCATGCGCGAGTCGACCGGCAACCCGATGGCCATCAACGGCTGGGACATCAACGCCATCAACGGCATCCCGTCCAAGGGTCTGCTCCAGGTCATCCAGCCGACCTTCAACGCGTACCACGTGGCCGGCACGTCGTGGAACATCTACGACCCGGTCGCCAACATCACCGCCGCCGCCAACTACGCGGCCGACAAGTACGGCTCGATGGACAACGTCAACAGCGCCTACTGA